From Acidovorax sp. FHTAMBA, one genomic window encodes:
- a CDS encoding diguanylate cyclase, with the protein MPEGNAFSVLVVEDQGSVRAALVAELRRAGVSEILEAAEGNAALDLFKAHRPDLVLLDIRLPGHDGYWVAQQMRESEAGDWTPIIFLSGLDHELDVWRGIEVGGDDYLVKPVTPIVLMAKLRAMRRLLDMRRRLVAMSAELHLANQRLNEMVEVDALTGLVNRRGFDRILHNEILAARRDGTPLTLMLCDLDHFKLFNDASGHVQGDACLKEVGRLLREVCVRPRDVASRYGGEEFALILPNTPRSGAMTFARALGQLLKVRAIAHADSPLGSTLTLSGGITTCVPDDSTNAESMIMRADQALYAAKAQGRNRFFSFEMQMDTVEQLRN; encoded by the coding sequence CTGCCCGAGGGCAATGCCTTTTCGGTGCTGGTGGTGGAAGACCAGGGCTCGGTACGCGCTGCACTGGTGGCCGAACTGCGGCGCGCTGGCGTGTCGGAGATCCTGGAGGCCGCCGAGGGCAATGCCGCACTGGACCTGTTCAAGGCCCACCGACCCGACCTGGTGTTGCTCGACATCCGGCTGCCCGGCCACGATGGCTACTGGGTGGCCCAGCAGATGCGCGAGAGCGAAGCCGGTGACTGGACGCCGATCATTTTCCTGTCGGGCCTGGACCACGAGCTGGACGTCTGGCGCGGCATTGAAGTGGGCGGAGACGACTACCTGGTCAAGCCCGTCACCCCCATCGTGCTGATGGCCAAGCTGCGCGCCATGCGGCGCCTGCTGGACATGCGCCGCCGGCTGGTGGCCATGTCGGCCGAGCTGCACCTTGCCAACCAGCGCCTCAACGAGATGGTCGAGGTGGACGCCCTCACCGGTCTGGTGAACCGCCGCGGGTTCGACCGCATCCTGCACAACGAAATTCTGGCGGCCCGCCGCGATGGCACGCCCCTCACGCTGATGCTGTGCGATCTGGACCATTTCAAGCTCTTCAACGACGCCAGCGGCCATGTGCAGGGCGACGCCTGCCTGAAAGAGGTGGGGCGCCTGCTGCGCGAGGTGTGCGTGCGCCCCCGGGATGTCGCCTCGCGCTACGGCGGCGAGGAATTTGCCCTGATCCTGCCCAACACGCCGCGCTCGGGTGCGATGACCTTCGCGCGCGCACTGGGGCAGCTGCTCAAGGTGCGCGCCATTGCGCACGCCGATTCACCCCTGGGGAGCACCCTGACCCTGTCGGGCGGCATCACCACGTGTGTGCCCGACGACAGCACCAACGCCGAAAGCATGATCATGCGGGCCGACCAGGCGCTGTATGCCGCCAAGGCGCAGGGCCGCAACCGGTTTTTCAGTTTTGAAATGCAGATGGACACTGTGGAGCAACTGCGCAATTGA
- a CDS encoding glycosyltransferase, translating into MATHLCLLGDATSPHIQRWAREMLQRGYRVSLITARPASIDGVTVRAIRPVHRSLDWLLRVRETRRHVAELAPDLLHAHYVTSYGYLAARCGKHPLVMTAWGSDLLVTPGKSAWMRWLTGWILRQADLITGDSASLMSAVADFRPPGAAEEIHWGVELQRFHPVPWGHKQGSQLVSLRAWEPNYNIDTIIEAFALLQARLPGADLRLHLLGGGSLEGALRSQVHTAQLDNKVQFHGRLDDAGMTRVLGESKISVSVPSSDATSVAMLESMACGLAVVASELQANRHWIDAEWLVAAGDATALAARLEALIANDAIAEQAGLQNAARIAQDGDRAVQMNRMHALYQQLLRTP; encoded by the coding sequence ATGGCCACACACCTGTGCCTGCTGGGCGATGCCACCAGCCCCCATATCCAGCGGTGGGCGCGGGAGATGCTCCAGCGTGGCTACCGCGTTTCGCTGATCACGGCCCGCCCCGCGTCCATCGATGGCGTCACGGTGCGGGCCATCCGGCCTGTGCACCGATCGCTGGACTGGCTGCTCCGTGTACGGGAAACGAGGCGCCACGTGGCCGAACTGGCTCCTGACCTCCTGCATGCCCATTACGTCACCTCCTACGGCTATCTGGCCGCACGTTGCGGCAAACATCCGCTGGTGATGACCGCCTGGGGCAGCGACCTGTTGGTGACCCCAGGCAAAAGCGCCTGGATGCGCTGGCTGACCGGCTGGATACTGCGCCAGGCCGACCTCATCACGGGCGACTCAGCGAGCCTGATGAGCGCGGTGGCAGACTTCCGCCCGCCCGGCGCCGCCGAGGAAATCCATTGGGGTGTGGAACTGCAACGCTTCCACCCCGTTCCCTGGGGTCACAAGCAAGGCAGCCAGCTGGTGAGCCTGCGCGCCTGGGAACCCAACTACAACATCGACACCATCATCGAAGCGTTCGCCCTGCTGCAGGCGCGATTGCCGGGCGCCGATCTGCGCTTGCACCTGCTCGGCGGAGGCAGTCTGGAAGGTGCCCTGCGCAGCCAGGTGCACACGGCGCAGCTGGACAACAAGGTGCAGTTCCACGGCCGACTCGATGACGCTGGCATGACCCGGGTACTGGGCGAAAGCAAGATATCTGTGTCGGTGCCCAGCAGCGATGCCACATCGGTCGCCATGCTGGAGAGCATGGCGTGCGGCCTCGCCGTGGTGGCCAGCGAACTGCAGGCCAACCGGCACTGGATCGACGCTGAGTGGCTGGTTGCAGCCGGAGATGCCACAGCGCTCGCCGCCCGGCTCGAAGCCCTGATTGCCAATGACGCCATCGCGGAACAAGCCGGGCTGCAAAATGCTGCCCGCATAGCGCAAGACGGCGACCGCGCGGTGCAAATGAACCGCATGCACGCGCTGTACCAGCAACTGCTCCGTACACCTTGA
- a CDS encoding pyridoxine 5'-phosphate synthase, translating into MNQPPPTSRPTALSVNVNKVALVRNTRHLGIPSVTRAAELCLQAGAQGITVHPRPDERHIRSQDVFELATLMKAWPDREYNIEGNPSQNLMDFIRQVRPHQATFVPDSEDQFTSDHGWSFPQDAERLAPLIAECKALGVRVSLFMDPVPGQMAAARAVGADRVELYTEPYAAAWGTPQQDVELKRYAAAAQAALDVGLGVNAGHDLNRDNLAAFVREVPGVLEVSIGHALIAEALELGYAATVQAYLACINAGCCGNVNS; encoded by the coding sequence ATGAACCAGCCCCCACCCACATCCCGCCCCACGGCCTTGTCCGTCAACGTCAACAAGGTGGCCCTGGTGCGCAACACGCGCCACCTGGGGATTCCCAGCGTCACCCGTGCGGCCGAGCTGTGCCTGCAGGCGGGCGCCCAGGGCATCACCGTGCACCCGCGGCCCGACGAGCGGCACATCCGCAGCCAGGACGTGTTCGAGCTGGCCACGCTGATGAAGGCCTGGCCCGACCGCGAATACAACATCGAGGGCAATCCGTCTCAGAACCTGATGGATTTCATCCGCCAGGTTCGCCCGCACCAGGCCACTTTTGTGCCCGACAGCGAAGACCAGTTCACCAGCGACCACGGCTGGAGCTTTCCGCAGGATGCCGAGCGCCTGGCGCCCCTGATCGCCGAGTGCAAAGCACTGGGCGTGCGCGTGAGCCTGTTCATGGACCCCGTGCCCGGGCAGATGGCCGCCGCCCGGGCGGTGGGCGCTGACCGGGTGGAGCTGTACACCGAGCCCTATGCCGCAGCCTGGGGCACGCCGCAGCAGGATGTGGAGCTCAAGCGCTATGCCGCCGCCGCCCAGGCCGCGCTGGATGTGGGCCTGGGCGTGAATGCAGGCCACGACCTCAACCGCGACAACCTCGCCGCCTTTGTGCGCGAGGTGCCCGGCGTGCTCGAAGTCTCCATTGGCCACGCATTGATTGCCGAGGCGCTGGAGCTGGGGTATGCCGCCACCGTGCAGGCCTATCTGGCGTGCATCAATGCGGGGTGTTGTGGGAATGTTAACTCCTGA
- the nagZ gene encoding beta-N-acetylhexosaminidase, with amino-acid sequence MTEHAPLILDVAGTALTAADRRRLAHPLTGGVILFARNWDSRAQLLQLTASIKAVRDDLLICVDHEGGRVQRFRTDGFTHLPPMRSLGAMWMDDGKGARAVPGSGALRATNAATAAGYVLGSELRACGVDFSFTPVLDLDWGESGVIGDRAFHRDPRVVALLAKSLMHGLLQAGMANCGKHFPGHGFVKADSHTEVPVDKRSLKAILADDAAPYPWLSSTLTSVMPAHVIYPKVDSRPAGFSQRWLQDILRRQMRFDGAIFSDDLSMEGARRLDGQVVSYTDAAVAALQAGCDLVLLCNQSVGDGKAVDELIDGLENARQQGRWQPSVDSESRRLALLPETLPQAWDDLMYQPAYLQALDLLP; translated from the coding sequence ATGACCGAACACGCCCCCCTGATCCTCGACGTGGCAGGCACAGCGCTGACCGCCGCCGACCGCCGCCGCCTGGCCCACCCGCTGACCGGCGGCGTGATCCTGTTTGCCCGCAACTGGGACAGCCGCGCGCAGCTGTTGCAGCTCACCGCATCCATCAAGGCCGTGCGCGACGACCTGCTCATCTGCGTGGACCACGAGGGCGGCCGTGTGCAGCGCTTTCGCACCGATGGCTTCACGCATCTGCCGCCCATGCGCTCCCTGGGCGCAATGTGGATGGACGACGGCAAGGGCGCCAGGGCCGTGCCTGGCAGCGGCGCGCTGCGTGCCACCAATGCGGCCACCGCTGCGGGCTATGTGCTGGGCAGCGAGTTGCGCGCGTGCGGTGTGGATTTCAGCTTCACACCGGTCCTCGATCTGGACTGGGGTGAAAGCGGCGTGATCGGCGACCGCGCCTTCCACCGCGACCCGCGCGTCGTGGCGCTGCTCGCCAAGAGCCTCATGCACGGCCTGCTGCAGGCGGGCATGGCCAACTGTGGCAAACACTTCCCAGGTCATGGCTTCGTCAAGGCAGATTCACACACTGAAGTGCCGGTGGACAAACGCAGCCTCAAGGCCATCCTGGCCGACGATGCCGCGCCATACCCCTGGCTCAGCAGCACGCTCACCAGCGTGATGCCGGCCCATGTGATCTACCCCAAGGTGGACAGCCGCCCCGCAGGCTTTTCGCAGCGCTGGCTGCAAGACATCCTGCGCCGCCAGATGCGGTTTGACGGCGCCATCTTCAGTGACGACCTCAGCATGGAAGGCGCGCGCCGGCTGGACGGCCAGGTGGTGAGCTACACCGACGCCGCCGTGGCAGCGCTGCAGGCTGGCTGCGATCTGGTGCTGCTGTGCAACCAGAGCGTGGGCGACGGCAAGGCCGTGGACGAACTCATCGACGGACTTGAAAACGCGCGCCAGCAGGGCCGCTGGCAGCCGAGTGTGGACAGCGAATCCCGCCGGCTGGCGCTGCTGCCCGAAACGCTGCCCCAGGCCTGGGACGACCTGATGTACCAGCCCGCCTACCTGCAGGCGCTGGACCTGCTGCCCTGA
- the acpS gene encoding holo-ACP synthase, with translation MIYGIGTDICDVRRIRVSLERHGERFAQKVLADGELATWRERSSRWPDRGLRYLATRFSAKEAFSKAIGLGMRMPMTWRHCEVAKLPSGQPVIVLHGALKEWFDARGLQAHLSVTDETDYAASFCVVEKSD, from the coding sequence ATGATTTACGGCATTGGCACCGACATCTGCGACGTGCGCCGCATCCGGGTCAGCCTGGAGCGCCATGGCGAGCGCTTTGCCCAGAAGGTGCTGGCCGACGGTGAACTGGCCACCTGGCGCGAGCGCAGCAGCCGCTGGCCCGACCGGGGTTTGCGCTATCTGGCCACGCGCTTTTCTGCCAAGGAGGCGTTCAGCAAAGCCATTGGCCTTGGCATGCGCATGCCCATGACCTGGCGCCACTGCGAGGTGGCCAAGCTGCCATCGGGCCAGCCCGTGATCGTGCTGCATGGCGCGCTCAAGGAGTGGTTCGACGCCAGAGGTCTGCAGGCGCACCTCAGCGTGACCGACGAGACCGACTACGCCGCAAGCTTCTGTGTGGTAGAGAAATCTGATTAA
- a CDS encoding class I SAM-dependent methyltransferase, translating into MTDNEPLAVKARYARRDAAADEARYSLYANAAALQAQQERLRAMARIWQAHGWSSLAQRPMLEVGCGSAGNLHDLVRLGATPACLTGLELLPERAAAARASLPAGVAIVEGDAALAPVQPASQDAVMAFTLFSSLLDEGYRRHLADVIWQWVAPGGGVLVYDFVVNNPANSDVQGIPLRELGTLFPGAQIHSRRVTLAPPLARRLPAPAIAPASALLWFLRTHRLTWAVKPR; encoded by the coding sequence ATGACCGACAACGAACCCCTGGCCGTCAAGGCTCGCTACGCCCGGCGTGATGCAGCGGCCGACGAAGCGCGCTACAGCCTGTATGCCAACGCTGCGGCGCTGCAGGCGCAGCAGGAGCGCCTGCGCGCCATGGCACGCATCTGGCAAGCCCACGGCTGGAGCAGCCTGGCCCAGCGGCCCATGCTGGAGGTCGGCTGCGGAAGCGCGGGCAATCTGCACGATCTGGTGCGGCTGGGCGCCACGCCCGCTTGCCTGACGGGCCTGGAGCTTTTACCCGAGCGTGCCGCCGCAGCGCGCGCCTCGCTGCCAGCAGGCGTGGCCATTGTCGAAGGGGATGCCGCCCTGGCCCCGGTGCAGCCCGCCAGCCAGGATGCCGTGATGGCGTTCACGCTATTCAGCTCCTTGCTGGACGAGGGCTATCGCCGCCATCTGGCCGACGTGATCTGGCAATGGGTTGCGCCCGGCGGCGGTGTTCTCGTCTATGACTTTGTCGTCAACAACCCCGCCAACAGCGATGTACAGGGCATTCCACTGCGCGAACTGGGCACCCTGTTTCCCGGGGCACAGATACACTCCCGCCGCGTTACGCTGGCACCTCCACTGGCACGACGCCTGCCCGCGCCAGCGATTGCGCCAGCGTCCGCACTGCTGTGGTTTCTGCGCACCCACCGCCTGACCTGGGCCGTGAAGCCACGCTGA
- a CDS encoding mechanosensitive ion channel family protein — protein sequence MQVLKTRLPEWVQDWLEVIVPGMQILLILLAAWLLQRVLRRIVRRASVHYQVPDELLVPMNGLIRWFIVAGALLLVLERMGVSATVLWTAFTGFATVGAVAFFAAWSVLSNLFCALLIFTVRPFRIGDYIEVLDTAEKPGAKGRVVDINLLYTTLEDHDAAAGQPAWLQIPNSLVFQRVVRRFRGVPPPPAPPAPPAEAPEAEPPALPPVTPGPFNTP from the coding sequence ATGCAGGTCCTGAAAACCCGTCTGCCCGAATGGGTGCAGGACTGGCTGGAAGTGATCGTGCCCGGCATGCAGATCCTGCTGATCCTGCTGGCGGCATGGCTGCTGCAGCGCGTGCTGCGCCGCATCGTGCGCCGTGCCAGCGTGCACTACCAGGTGCCGGACGAACTGCTGGTGCCCATGAACGGGCTGATCCGGTGGTTCATCGTGGCGGGCGCCCTGCTGCTGGTGCTGGAACGCATGGGCGTCTCGGCCACCGTGCTGTGGACGGCGTTCACCGGCTTTGCCACCGTGGGCGCCGTGGCGTTCTTTGCCGCGTGGAGCGTGCTCTCCAACCTGTTTTGCGCGCTCCTGATCTTCACCGTGCGGCCATTCCGCATCGGCGACTACATCGAAGTGCTGGACACCGCCGAAAAGCCGGGGGCCAAGGGGCGCGTGGTGGATATCAACCTGCTCTACACCACGCTGGAAGACCACGACGCAGCCGCCGGCCAGCCTGCCTGGCTGCAGATTCCGAATTCGCTGGTGTTCCAGCGCGTGGTGCGCCGCTTCAGGGGCGTTCCGCCACCCCCTGCGCCGCCAGCACCCCCTGCCGAGGCGCCGGAAGCCGAGCCGCCAGCGCTGCCGCCGGTCACGCCCGGGCCCTTCAATACGCCATAG
- a CDS encoding sugar transferase, with the protein MPKRLFDLFFAALGLLLLAPVLLAVALWVVWDSPGPAFFRQQRVGRAGRLFRIVKFRTMHPRAEAAGPAITVGADARITRAGHWLRRTKIDELPQLFNVLLGHMSLVGPRPEVPHYVALYPDSVRDLVLSVRPGITDRASIEFRDESTLLGQSNEPEPTYVEQILPIKLRYAAEYARSNTLWGDLKIIISTVAALWNDRPAGGTGT; encoded by the coding sequence ATGCCCAAGCGGCTGTTCGACCTGTTCTTTGCCGCCCTTGGGCTGCTGCTGCTCGCGCCCGTGCTGCTGGCCGTGGCACTGTGGGTGGTGTGGGATTCGCCCGGCCCGGCATTCTTTCGCCAACAGCGTGTGGGACGCGCAGGCCGCCTGTTTCGCATCGTCAAGTTCCGCACCATGCACCCGCGCGCAGAAGCTGCGGGCCCGGCGATTACCGTGGGCGCCGACGCCCGCATCACCCGGGCGGGCCACTGGCTGCGGCGCACCAAGATCGATGAATTGCCGCAGCTTTTCAACGTGCTGCTGGGCCATATGAGCCTGGTCGGCCCCCGGCCCGAGGTGCCGCACTATGTGGCGCTTTACCCGGACTCTGTGCGAGACCTGGTGCTCAGCGTCCGGCCGGGCATCACGGACCGCGCCTCCATCGAATTTCGCGACGAAAGCACTTTGCTGGGCCAGAGCAACGAGCCGGAGCCCACTTACGTGGAACAGATCCTTCCCATCAAGCTGCGCTATGCCGCCGAGTACGCCCGTTCCAACACGCTATGGGGCGACCTCAAGATCATCATCAGCACGGTCGCAGCACTGTGGAATGACCGCCCCGCCGGGGGCACAGGAACTTGA
- the lysS gene encoding lysine--tRNA ligase produces the protein MSDQNHAPAPQDDNQLIAERREKLRALREAQANGGGVAFPNNFKPGHKAAQLHLEHSAATNESLEATPVTVSVAGRMMLKRVMGKASFATIQDGSLGEVGGRIQLYVTRDAVGEDLYAAFKHWDLGDIVGAEGTLMKTKTGELSVKVTSLRLLTKSLRPLPDKFHGMADQEQKYRQRYVDLITDEQARKRFMARSKAVSGLREFMVSHGFLEVETPMLHPIPGGANAKPFVTHHNALEQEMYLRIAPELYLKRLIVGGFERVFEINRSYRNEGISVRHNPEFTMMEFYAAYWNYLDLMDFTETLIREVALKATGSLQMTYQGRAVDLTQPFARLTIREAIFQHTEAGAHVDDAAWLISALKKLGMTEEKDKLSARTLASLQVLYFEETVEDKLWQPTFIMEHPTEISPLARANDARPEVTERFELYITGREFGNGFSELNDAEDQAARFHAQVAAKDSGDDEAMFYDHDFVRALEYGMPPTGGCGIGIDRLMMLLTDSPSIRDVILFPALRRES, from the coding sequence ATGTCAGACCAAAACCACGCCCCCGCGCCCCAGGACGACAACCAGCTCATCGCCGAGCGCCGCGAAAAGCTCCGCGCTCTGCGCGAAGCCCAGGCCAACGGCGGTGGCGTTGCTTTCCCCAACAACTTCAAGCCCGGCCACAAGGCTGCCCAGTTGCACCTGGAGCACAGCGCTGCCACGAACGAGTCGCTTGAAGCCACGCCCGTGACCGTCTCGGTGGCGGGCCGCATGATGCTCAAGCGCGTAATGGGCAAGGCCAGTTTTGCCACGATCCAGGACGGCTCGCTGGGCGAAGTGGGCGGGCGCATCCAGCTCTATGTGACGCGCGACGCCGTGGGCGAAGACCTGTACGCCGCCTTCAAGCACTGGGACCTGGGCGACATCGTGGGCGCCGAAGGCACGCTGATGAAGACCAAGACCGGCGAGCTGTCGGTCAAGGTGACCAGCCTGCGCCTGCTCACCAAGAGCCTGCGCCCCCTGCCCGACAAGTTCCACGGCATGGCCGACCAGGAGCAGAAGTACCGCCAGCGCTATGTGGACCTGATCACCGATGAGCAGGCACGCAAGCGCTTCATGGCACGCAGCAAGGCCGTGAGCGGGCTGCGCGAGTTCATGGTGAGCCATGGCTTCCTTGAAGTCGAAACGCCCATGCTGCACCCCATCCCGGGCGGTGCCAATGCCAAGCCGTTCGTCACGCACCACAACGCGCTGGAGCAGGAGATGTACCTGCGCATCGCACCCGAGCTCTACCTCAAACGCCTGATCGTGGGCGGCTTCGAGCGGGTGTTCGAGATCAACCGCAGCTACCGCAACGAAGGCATCTCGGTGCGCCACAACCCCGAGTTCACCATGATGGAGTTCTACGCGGCGTACTGGAACTACCTGGACCTGATGGACTTCACCGAGACGCTGATCCGTGAAGTGGCCCTGAAAGCCACGGGCTCGCTGCAGATGACCTACCAGGGCCGTGCGGTGGACCTGACCCAGCCCTTTGCCCGCCTGACGATCCGCGAAGCCATCTTCCAGCACACCGAAGCAGGCGCCCATGTGGACGATGCCGCCTGGCTCATCAGCGCATTGAAGAAGCTGGGCATGACGGAAGAGAAGGACAAGCTCTCCGCCCGCACACTGGCCAGCCTGCAGGTGCTGTACTTTGAAGAAACGGTGGAAGACAAGCTGTGGCAGCCCACCTTCATCATGGAACACCCCACCGAAATCTCGCCTCTGGCGCGCGCCAACGACGCGCGCCCCGAGGTGACGGAGCGCTTTGAGCTGTACATCACCGGCCGCGAGTTCGGCAACGGTTTCAGCGAACTGAATGATGCGGAAGACCAGGCCGCGCGCTTTCACGCCCAGGTGGCGGCCAAGGACAGCGGCGACGACGAAGCCATGTTCTACGACCATGACTTTGTGCGCGCGCTGGAATACGGCATGCCACCCACGGGGGGTTGCGGCATCGGCATTGACCGCCTCATGATGCTGCTGACCGACAGCCCCAGCATCCGCGACGTGATCCTGTTCCCCGCGCTGCGCCGCGAGTCCTGA
- a CDS encoding glycosyltransferase family 2 protein, whose protein sequence is MPQGLELDNLISVIVPCRNERQHIDAFCDSALRQQLPAGWRMEVLIADGDSDDGTREHLMQHCAADPRLVLVDNPGRIVSTGLNACIARARGGTIARMDVHSQFAPDYLAQCVGALGRTGADNVGGPWVAQGTGPTGAAIAAAFQCRWVVGGARSRDVQYEGEVDTVYLGCWPRSVFDRFGLFDETLVRNQDDEHNLRMRLGGARIWQSSRIHSTYHPRNSLRHLFAQQRQYGYWRPFVMRKHGQPGSVRQLVPAAFVAAAVGASAASPWSAGPLAALGIAYAGYLLAASVAAVRSARNWGLLPRLPATIAAFHVGYGLGTWRGLWDIARSRAPSSDFARITR, encoded by the coding sequence ATGCCCCAAGGCCTTGAATTGGACAACCTGATCAGCGTGATCGTGCCGTGCCGCAACGAGCGCCAGCACATCGATGCGTTCTGCGATTCCGCCCTTCGCCAGCAACTCCCGGCGGGCTGGCGCATGGAAGTGCTGATTGCAGACGGTGACAGCGATGACGGCACGCGCGAACACCTGATGCAGCACTGTGCTGCAGACCCCAGGCTCGTGCTGGTGGACAACCCCGGCCGCATTGTCTCCACCGGACTCAACGCCTGCATTGCCCGAGCACGGGGCGGCACCATAGCCCGCATGGACGTGCACAGCCAGTTTGCCCCCGACTACCTTGCGCAGTGCGTCGGTGCGCTCGGGCGCACCGGGGCCGACAACGTGGGCGGCCCCTGGGTCGCCCAAGGAACGGGCCCCACCGGGGCCGCCATAGCCGCAGCCTTCCAGTGCCGCTGGGTGGTGGGCGGCGCACGGTCGCGCGATGTGCAGTACGAAGGCGAGGTGGATACCGTCTACCTGGGCTGCTGGCCCCGCAGCGTGTTTGACCGATTCGGGCTGTTTGACGAAACGCTGGTGCGCAACCAGGACGACGAGCACAACCTGCGCATGCGCCTGGGGGGTGCACGCATCTGGCAGAGCAGCCGCATCCATTCCACCTACCACCCGCGCAATTCGCTCAGGCACCTGTTCGCGCAACAACGGCAATATGGCTACTGGCGGCCTTTTGTGATGCGCAAACATGGGCAGCCGGGCTCCGTGCGACAACTGGTGCCCGCAGCTTTTGTGGCCGCAGCAGTGGGAGCCTCCGCTGCCTCGCCGTGGTCCGCTGGGCCCTTGGCCGCACTGGGCATCGCCTACGCAGGGTATCTTCTGGCGGCATCGGTGGCGGCAGTCCGGTCGGCACGCAACTGGGGGCTGCTGCCCCGCCTCCCGGCGACGATTGCCGCGTTTCATGTGGGCTACGGCCTGGGCACCTGGCGCGGGCTATGGGACATTGCACGCTCGCGCGCGCCTTCATCTGACTTTGCACGCATCACGCGATGA
- a CDS encoding DegT/DnrJ/EryC1/StrS family aminotransferase produces the protein MNSATDLPFLPFARPDIGPAEIDAVSAAMRSGWVTTGPKTKEFEQAFTAFLGGGGLQSIAVNSATAGLHLALEALGIGPGDEVIAPTLTFTATVEVVRYLGADPVLVDVDPVTLNIDPAKVRAAITPRTKAIMPVHYGGLACDMDAILAIAKEHHLKVVEDAAHALPTTWRGTLVGQLRSDLTVFSFYANKTITTGEGGMAVTRDPELSKRMRVMRLHGMNRDAFDRFTSKTPAWYYEVVAPGFKYNMTDVAAAMGVEQLARLPQFVQRRQDLATRYNTQLTPLPLILPADAPQGDTHAWHLYVIRLRADAPLGRDEVIQALSDRGIGTSVHYVPLHRHPYWRDRYQLTPEMFPQADAAYQAMISIPLFTAMSDSDQDRVIAALHEVLG, from the coding sequence ATGAACTCCGCCACCGACCTGCCCTTTCTCCCGTTCGCCCGCCCCGACATCGGGCCGGCAGAAATCGATGCCGTCAGCGCGGCCATGCGCTCGGGGTGGGTCACGACCGGGCCCAAGACCAAAGAGTTTGAGCAGGCATTCACCGCCTTCCTGGGCGGCGGTGGTCTGCAGAGCATCGCCGTCAACTCCGCCACGGCGGGCCTGCACCTCGCGCTGGAGGCCCTGGGCATCGGCCCCGGCGACGAAGTGATCGCGCCCACACTGACCTTCACCGCCACCGTGGAGGTGGTGCGCTACCTGGGCGCCGACCCGGTACTGGTGGACGTGGACCCGGTGACCCTCAATATCGACCCGGCCAAGGTGCGCGCGGCCATCACACCCCGCACCAAAGCCATCATGCCCGTGCACTATGGGGGCCTGGCCTGCGACATGGACGCAATCCTGGCCATCGCCAAAGAACATCACCTGAAGGTGGTGGAAGACGCGGCCCATGCCCTGCCCACCACCTGGCGCGGCACCCTGGTGGGGCAATTGCGGTCCGATTTGACGGTGTTCAGCTTCTACGCCAACAAGACCATCACGACGGGCGAAGGGGGCATGGCGGTGACGCGCGACCCGGAGCTCTCCAAGCGCATGCGCGTGATGCGCCTGCACGGCATGAACCGCGATGCGTTTGACCGCTTCACCTCCAAAACCCCGGCCTGGTACTACGAGGTGGTCGCACCCGGTTTCAAATACAACATGACGGACGTTGCCGCCGCCATGGGCGTGGAGCAACTGGCGCGGCTGCCGCAGTTTGTGCAACGGCGGCAAGACCTCGCAACCCGTTACAACACACAGCTGACGCCTCTGCCGCTCATATTGCCAGCCGATGCACCACAAGGCGACACCCACGCATGGCACCTGTATGTCATCCGGCTGCGGGCGGACGCACCACTGGGGCGTGACGAGGTCATCCAGGCGCTGTCGGACCGGGGCATCGGCACCAGCGTGCACTATGTGCCGCTGCACCGGCACCCGTACTGGCGGGACCGTTATCAGCTCACGCCTGAGATGTTCCCCCAGGCCGATGCGGCCTACCAGGCCATGATCAGCATCCCCCTGTTCACCGCCATGAGCGACAGCGACCAGGACCGTGTGATTGCCGCGCTGCACGAGGTGCTGGGCTGA
- a CDS encoding acyltransferase — protein MRAVLNRWRRRLWQALFYRMVFGESDHLGRSLPHTRIAPSTCIEGAEGLRLSDHVFIGQFNFIDATAGLQIGQGVQITNFVSIVTHSSHRAIRLLGSSYAVHDGPKPAYISAPVEIGAYTFIGPHSLIEAGTRIGKGVVVCAYAQVRGEVPDFAIMAGAPARQIGDVREQDERLLLQHPELRPHYESWTRAS, from the coding sequence ATGAGAGCCGTGCTTAACCGCTGGCGCCGCCGCCTGTGGCAGGCGCTGTTCTACCGCATGGTGTTCGGGGAAAGCGACCACCTGGGCCGCAGCCTGCCCCACACCCGCATTGCCCCCAGCACCTGCATCGAAGGCGCCGAGGGGCTGCGGCTTTCCGACCACGTGTTCATTGGGCAATTCAACTTCATCGACGCCACGGCAGGCCTGCAGATTGGGCAAGGGGTCCAGATCACCAACTTCGTCAGCATCGTCACCCACAGCTCCCACCGCGCCATTCGCCTTCTGGGCAGCAGCTACGCAGTCCACGACGGCCCCAAGCCTGCCTACATCAGCGCTCCTGTGGAGATCGGCGCCTACACCTTCATCGGACCCCACAGCCTGATCGAAGCGGGTACACGCATCGGCAAGGGGGTGGTGGTGTGTGCCTACGCGCAGGTGCGCGGCGAAGTGCCCGACTTCGCCATCATGGCAGGGGCCCCCGCGCGCCAGATTGGCGATGTGCGCGAGCAGGATGAGCGCCTGCTGTTGCAGCATCCGGAACTGCGCCCACACTACGAATCCTGGACACGGGCAAGCTGA